TAACATCTAAATTATCGCTGGTCGATAAAGCGGCGAACCAGGTTTCGCCTGCATGACTGCCCCAGATGTATTCGGCTAAAAGCGGATAGTCAATAAATGGATTTCTGTTCTTTTGCCAGTTGTACACCACATTATTGCGGTTCATTTCATAATCATCGGAGGCATCTGCCATATTCCATGTAAGCAATGTTGCCAAATCACCAATATAACCGTCAGGATCGTTTGCCGGATCGCCGTTCACGACATTCAGTCCGTTGTAGCGCACGCACATGTAGAAAATCGCGCGTGCCACATCGCCATGCCAGCTGCCTGCGCTGCCTGCCGGTCCGTTATAATCTACACCGTAATTGCGCTCGCTCCTCAGGGAATTCTCCGGACTGTCTTCAGCACGGATGTGGTGCCCATCGGCATGGCCGGCCATGATATCGTCGGCATTTGTGGTATTCCAATTATCGATTCCGTTCGCAGTGCTTGATGTGCCGTTTGTAAAACCGCCGCGCGACTGCGCATAAATATGCTCACGGTTCCAGAAACCCGCAGCGCCGCTTGTCCCGGTCTGATAGTCGATTTTAGACCTTGGCTGTTCTACATACATCAGCCAGACCTGGCTGCCGTTCTCCGGATTTTGGTCGGCTTCCTTTAATATATCAAAAATGTCCCCATAATTCTGCGCATGCACCACGGCCGGATTGGCAATAATGTCCTGTATGGCCTGTTTCAATACCGCACCCGATTTTCCTTCGAGCGAAGCATAATAACCCGCTGGCGCGGTACTGGTCGCCAGTCCGTGCGTCGGGTTCAGCGGCGTACCCCATGGCTGCACGATATAATCATTGTCGTGTACACGGAATTCCACATTGTCATTTAATTTGGAATAACCGGATGGTACGCTTCCCATAGACACTTTCATGATTTCATCGCCTTCATCGGCCGCATCGTCCGTAAGCAGGAACGCTTTGTTTACCGTCGTCGCTCCTGCAGGGATCACGGCGGTAAGCGAACCACTGTAATCGGATGTGGTGAAGCTGCCATTGGCCAATGTGAATGAAAAACCAAGATCGGCGGTCACGGCGGTTTGTGTTGTAAAAGTGACGTTGAAAGCACTGCCTTCGACAAGATTCAATGGCGTTACGGAAATCGTGATGCCATTGGCCCCTACCCCGCTGCCGTCATTGTTCATCCCGGGCGTAGGTGCCTTTACTTCAAATGTGCCGTCGTTTTTCCTTTGGATGGATTGTGTTGCGGCAGCACCGTTTACATTCTCATTGGTAAAAGTCGACAAATTCATCGCCGTCATCAACGCCGTAGGCTGCACGGTGTTGCTGTTGCTGTAGGCTACCCCATGAATGAGGTTTGTAGTTGTAGCAACCGTATTGTTTGGAAAATTCGAAGCGTTGCCCAAATAAATCCCGGCTCCGTCCGGGCCATTTTGTATAGCACCGTTATTTACGACAATGGACGGCGAAGGCGAAACCTGTGAATTTCCTATCATGAAAATCCCGTTGGCATCGGTAACGTAACCGTCAAGGTCAAGTGCCAGGTATGAGGTGGCTGCATCGCCATTAGTGGTTCCGTTGAACAGCACCAATACGTAACCGTCGAGGGCGAAATTGGGTGTCGCCGACTTCAGCTCTACAAATTCCATAACATCCGTTGAAGGGGTATCCGCTTCAATCTCATTGATCACGATCTGGGAAAAACCCGTAAAGCCGGTCAGCATGAAGGCTGCCGCAAGTAGTATTTTTTTCATGCCACTGAAAATTAATTATCGGCTGCAAATGTATGTATTAAAATGAATTACAGGCAGGAATTTTAGTTAAGATACTTATTTCCAGTCGCAGTGGGCAGTCGCAGCAGGCAGTGGAAAGCGCTTACATTGACACGGATGCCCTAGCCCTGATGGAAGCGGCATCCTTTTTCCTGCTCCTTTAGCAGGGAAAAGATACAGCGGACAGCAGGAAAAGCTCCTGAATAAACAACAATAATTTAACTTTAAAGCACTTGCATTCAATAAATTAAAAAGTGTACTTTTGCAAAAATTTTTAAAAGGCATTTTGTTGCCGGAATATAAGCATATTATGAAAAAAATCGCTGAATACAGGACGCTGCTCAATGTCGACAAGACTGTGGAACTGAAAGAATTGAAGACCATTTACCGCAACTCGATGAAGGAATGCCATCCTGATAAATTCCAGGGTGACGATGCCGGACTGGCAGCCGCGGAAGCACAGAGTAAAAACGTTATTGAAGCATATCATTTTTTGGTAAGCATCCATCCTGACACTATAAAACTGGGACAGGAAGAGTATAATAATACGATCGCGACGGCTACGTTGGTCGATTTCAATTATGAGAACATCAGGCTCAAAGCGGTTTTTTCAAACGGCAGCAGTTATGAGTATTTCAGCGTGCCAAAAGCGACTTACATCAAGATGATCAACGCCGATTCGCCGAACCGTTTTGCGAAAAGGCATATTTTCCAGGCTTTTCCGTATAGGAAACTGACGAATCAGGAATAATTACGAATTACGAATTATTAATTACGAATTGCG
This genomic stretch from Flavobacterium pallidum harbors:
- a CDS encoding KTSC domain-containing protein; its protein translation is MKKIAEYRTLLNVDKTVELKELKTIYRNSMKECHPDKFQGDDAGLAAAEAQSKNVIEAYHFLVSIHPDTIKLGQEEYNNTIATATLVDFNYENIRLKAVFSNGSSYEYFSVPKATYIKMINADSPNRFAKRHIFQAFPYRKLTNQE
- a CDS encoding endonuclease codes for the protein MKKILLAAAFMLTGFTGFSQIVINEIEADTPSTDVMEFVELKSATPNFALDGYVLVLFNGTTNGDAATSYLALDLDGYVTDANGIFMIGNSQVSPSPSIVVNNGAIQNGPDGAGIYLGNASNFPNNTVATTTNLIHGVAYSNSNTVQPTALMTAMNLSTFTNENVNGAAATQSIQRKNDGTFEVKAPTPGMNNDGSGVGANGITISVTPLNLVEGSAFNVTFTTQTAVTADLGFSFTLANGSFTTSDYSGSLTAVIPAGATTVNKAFLLTDDAADEGDEIMKVSMGSVPSGYSKLNDNVEFRVHDNDYIVQPWGTPLNPTHGLATSTAPAGYYASLEGKSGAVLKQAIQDIIANPAVVHAQNYGDIFDILKEADQNPENGSQVWLMYVEQPRSKIDYQTGTSGAAGFWNREHIYAQSRGGFTNGTSSTANGIDNWNTTNADDIMAGHADGHHIRAEDSPENSLRSERNYGVDYNGPAGSAGSWHGDVARAIFYMCVRYNGLNVVNGDPANDPDGYIGDLATLLTWNMADASDDYEMNRNNVVYNWQKNRNPFIDYPLLAEYIWGSHAGETWFAALSTSDNLDVKVGLYPNPAHDKLTVSGVAAGDIEVYSMTGAKVLKSVFSEYNAVNIDLPAGVYVAKVTSEGKSTVKKLVVK